The following proteins are encoded in a genomic region of Clostridioides difficile:
- a CDS encoding HTH domain-containing protein has product MGKIDNAFKIIMLLKKNEILKTSEISNKLNISERQVKEYARQLRLAGIDIKSRPGSAGGYYIEQCPFCNRGKIL; this is encoded by the coding sequence ATGGGCAAAATAGATAATGCTTTTAAGATTATAATGCTTTTAAAGAAAAATGAAATATTAAAAACAAGCGAAATATCTAATAAATTAAACATATCAGAGCGACAAGTAAAAGAATATGCACGCCAATTACGATTAGCAGGGATTGATATAAAAAGTAGACCAGGAAGTGCAGGAGGGTATTATATAGAACAATGCCCATTTTGCAATAGAGGCAAAATATTATAA
- a CDS encoding N-acetylmuramoyl-L-alanine amidase has product MKVVVTAGHTLTGKGTGATGYINEGKENRILMDLVVKWLKKGGATVYSGKVDKSNNYLAEQCKIANKQDVDLAVQIHFNANSTTLNPMGTETIYKTNNGKVYAERVNKKLSTIFKNRGAKSDVRGLYWLSHTKAPAILIEVCFVDSKADTDYYIRHKDIAAKLIAEGILNKTIDNKENGEGKIMYKHTIVYDGAVDKITATVVGWGYNDGKILICDIKDYVPGRTENLYVVGGGACEKIGSITKEHYTMIKGNDRFDTLYKALDFINK; this is encoded by the coding sequence ATGAAGGTTGTAGTAACAGCAGGGCATACGCTAACAGGAAAAGGGACTGGAGCAACAGGGTATATAAATGAAGGAAAAGAAAATAGAATACTTATGGATTTAGTTGTCAAGTGGCTTAAAAAAGGTGGTGCTACTGTTTATAGCGGTAAGGTAGATAAATCTAATAACTACTTAGCAGAACAATGTAAGATAGCTAATAAACAAGATGTAGACTTAGCAGTACAAATCCACTTTAATGCAAACAGTACAACCCTAAATCCAATGGGTACAGAGACAATATACAAAACTAACAATGGTAAGGTATATGCTGAAAGAGTCAACAAAAAACTATCAACAATATTTAAAAATAGAGGTGCAAAATCGGATGTAAGAGGTCTTTACTGGCTTAGTCATACAAAAGCTCCTGCAATATTAATAGAAGTGTGCTTCGTAGATAGTAAAGCAGATACAGATTATTATATTAGACATAAAGACATAGCTGCTAAATTAATAGCAGAAGGTATTTTAAATAAGACAATAGATAATAAAGAGAATGGTGAGGGAAAAATCATGTACAAACATACAATCGTTTATGATGGAGCAGTTGACAAAATCACTGCAACTGTAGTTGGTTGGGGTTATAATGATGGGAAAATACTGATATGTGATATAAAAGATTATGTACCAGGGAGAACTGAAAATCTTTATGTTGTTGGTGGTGGAGCATGTGAGAAGATAGGTTCTATAACTAAAGAACATTATACAATGATAAAGGGGAATGATAGATTTGATACACTTTACAAAGCATTAGATTTTATAAATAAATAG
- a CDS encoding BppU family phage baseplate upper protein, whose amino-acid sequence MRDSIYIIDINKSLYQIATFKQYDNDIDFKIKLVENGVNADLTGYTVQAFFKDSKNKTYQRNCTTQDSLIITKLDNNILKTAGQTTAEIVLYKNEQVVATYPITFNVVEGINRNEELKNTPDWDIIKEVINIKDTIDGKIKEIDEAIKRIPTKEELKGDKGDKGDKGDMGAGLTLKGSFDTIDKLPTNAEEGDAYLIQGDLYVWDGTTWVDAGNIKGEKGEKGDKGDRGEKGDQGDAGASIKIKGVLNSTDELPANAEVGDAYSINGFLYVFGTEWVNIGNVKGEKGDPGAKGEKGDPGEPGQPGEPGTKGEKGDPGEPGQPGEPGAKGEKGDPGEPGADGTQIESASQVPYTNDAVASVTNVKEALDDLFTELKGSKEILSNTISEIKGVL is encoded by the coding sequence ATTTAAGCAGTATGACAATGACATAGATTTTAAGATTAAATTAGTTGAAAATGGTGTAAATGCAGATTTAACAGGTTATACAGTCCAGGCGTTTTTTAAAGACTCAAAAAATAAAACATATCAAAGAAATTGCACTACACAAGATTCTTTAATAATAACAAAATTAGATAATAACATATTAAAAACAGCTGGGCAAACTACAGCTGAAATTGTTCTATATAAAAACGAGCAAGTTGTTGCAACATATCCAATTACTTTTAATGTTGTTGAAGGGATAAACAGAAATGAAGAATTGAAAAATACACCCGACTGGGACATTATAAAAGAAGTAATTAATATAAAGGATACAATAGACGGCAAAATTAAAGAAATAGATGAAGCAATTAAAAGAATACCAACAAAAGAAGAATTAAAAGGCGATAAAGGCGACAAGGGTGATAAGGGCGATATGGGCGCAGGGCTAACTCTAAAAGGGTCTTTTGATACTATTGACAAACTCCCAACAAATGCAGAAGAAGGCGACGCTTACCTTATACAAGGCGACCTGTACGTTTGGGATGGAACAACTTGGGTTGATGCTGGGAATATAAAAGGAGAAAAAGGCGAAAAAGGCGATAAGGGCGACCGAGGCGAAAAAGGTGACCAGGGTGACGCTGGGGCAAGTATAAAAATAAAAGGTGTCTTAAATAGTACTGATGAACTACCAGCAAATGCAGAAGTTGGGGACGCTTATAGCATAAATGGTTTTTTGTATGTATTTGGAACAGAGTGGGTCAATATAGGAAATGTCAAAGGGGAAAAGGGCGACCCTGGAGCTAAAGGAGAAAAAGGTGACCCTGGAGAGCCTGGGCAACCTGGAGAACCTGGTACTAAAGGAGAAAAAGGTGACCCTGGAGAGCCTGGGCAACCTGGAGAACCTGGCGCTAAAGGAGAAAAAGGTGACCCTGGAGAGCCTGGCGCAGATGGAACACAAATAGAAAGTGCAAGTCAAGTTCCTTATACAAATGATGCTGTTGCAAGTGTTACAAATGTAAAGGAAGCATTAGACGATTTATTTACAGAGTTAAAAGGAAGTAAAGAAATATTATCAAATACGATAAGTGAAATAAAAGGAGTTTTATAA